The Akkermansia sp. RCC_12PD genome contains the following window.
ATGGAACAGGAAATGAATGAGGATGCCGATCATCTGCTGAGCTGGGATGAATGGCTGCGCCGCCATGTGTCCCAGCTTCTCCTGTTCGCACGCCAGCAATCCCGTTCCCCGGAGGATGCGGAGGACATTCTCCAGGATGCCCTGGTCCGCCTGGCGCGCAAGGAAGCCGCAGGAGAATTCGTGGGCGGCCAGGAAGCGTGGCTCTCCTATGTCTTTGCCTCCATCCGCCGCCTGGCCGTGGACTATGGCCGCAAGGCGGACCGCCGCCAGAGGCGCGAGGACGAGGCGTGCAGCGCCGATCCGGCGCAGGATGCGTGTACGGACCCCTGGTTTTCCAGCTCTGCTGCGGATGAGGAGCTCAAGCAATTCATGGAGATGCAGCTCAAAAAGCTCCCTTCCAAATTTTCCGAAGTCATTGTGCTGAAAATATGGGGTGAACAGACCTTCCTGCAAATAGCGGAGACGCTGGAAATATCCCAGAACACGGTGGCAAGCCGCTACCGCTACGGCATTGACATGCTCCGGAAAGCGTTGAGAAACAGAAAAGAAGAAATTTGAACATACCTGCTCCACTCTTATGAAACATGAATCAGCATCATCCTCAGAGGAAGACGGCGGCGGTACCGCCACTATCCAGCCTCTCCCCGTATCCGATGAACTCATTGCCCGCCTGGCCGTCAGGTGTGAGGAAATATTCCCCCTGAATGACCGCGTCCGGCATGAAATTTCCGATGAAGAAATTCATGAAATGGAATCCCTGCTGAAGCGTTTTCAGCCGGCGCCTGCAAAAATCCTGTTTCGGGAGCAATGCTGCTCCCTGATGTGCACTGAATCCGAGCGTGAAATGGAAGACCGCCTGAAAAAATTCTCCGCCTCCTCCATGCTGGAATTCTCCGTCTGCAAAATGGCTTACGCCATGGAAGCCGAGGGAGAGGTGAAGCAGGAAAAAAATGTTTCCGGCCGCATGTGGAGGAAGCTGGCCTATGTCTCCGGAATTTCCGTGGCGGCGGCTGTTGGAGCCATGCTGCTCATGCAGAACATGCTGGACTCCCGCAGCGACGGGGCAGAGGCCATTGCGGAAAAATCGGAAAGCGTCCCCCTCCCGGAAGAGCACCAGGAATCTTATCGTAACCCCACCATTTTTGAACTGCAGGGGGGAGATGAGCGGGTGCCGGTCGTGGCCCCGGCAAATAGCAGGAAAATCATTCCTGAAAGGGAATATTGAGTAATTCTTCAATGGGCCGTTCAGTAGCGCCAGCCCCGGATTTTGATGATCCGGGGCCTCTTTTTTGCCGTGGATTGAAAAAAATATGCAAATTTTTGAACATGCAGTGTCCGGACATTGTATATTATCTCACATGAATATGAAAACCTGTACCTTTCTGACATTGGGGCTGTTGATAAGTACGGGTTCCGGTTTCTCTATTGACCGGCCCGCTGGAAATACTGCCGCTCTTCAGCCTCCCTCTCTTACTCCTTATCCTTCCCGGCCTGCTCCTCTGCCTGCGTCCCGGCCCGTGAGGCTGGGCATTGTGCCCGGCACGGTTCCGCAGGCGCTTGTGGCCCAGCTGGAGCTCAGCGGATTTCCCGGCGTGCTGGTGACCAAGGTTATTCCGGACAGTCTGGCGGCCAAGGCTGGCTTGCAGGAAAACGACGTCGTTGTCAAGCTGGGGGACATGTCCTTGTCCGGCCCCCGTTCCGTGACGGAAGCTTTGGCGGACAAGGCGCCGGGAGACAAAATAACTGCAGTGCTTTACCGCAAGGGCAAAAGAGAAACGGCAGACCTGACTCTGGATGCCGGAACGCTTTCCGCCGAGGAAATTCTTGCGGCCCAGGGTGATCCTCGTTCGCATCCCCGTACGTCTCCCGGTGGATTTTCCCCTCGTCCCACCCTGCCTCAGGGGCTGCTCGGAACGCAGCCGGATGCCTTTGACCGGATGCAGCAGATCATGGATGAATTCCTGAAAAATTCCGTGATGGATGATCCCGGAATGGATGACGTCTTTAGCAGGATGAACCTGACTCCTGGGTCGGCCCAGGTGCTCAGAAGCCTTCAAAATCTGCAGAAGATGCCCATGCCCTCCATGGGGAACCTTCCGGGGGGAGTCTCTGGCTCTTCATCCGTCCGCATGACGGACAACAACGGCACGATTATTATTTCCTCCAACTCTCAGACCGGGACCTCCGTCCATGTAACGGACCCCTCCGGAAAGGTACTTTATTCCGGCCCCTACAACACCCAGCAGGAAAAGGACGCCGTGCCTGAAGCTGTTCGGGAGCGGTTGAAAAACATAGAAACCAACTTCTGCTTTTAAGATTTCTGCTGAATATTCGTGATCATGTTAAGGATGGCTGCTCCGTTTACCGGGGCAGCCATTTTCATTGCCGGGAAAACCGTGAAAAGCCCGTCAGTGGATGCCAGTCAATTTCCTGTATGTTTCCAGTGCGAAGGAATCCGTCATGCCGGAAATGTAATCCAGCATATGGATCAGGCGTTTTTCCCGTGACTCTTCATCCGCAGGCAAAAGGGTTCCCTGCAAAAGGATGGCTACCTTTCTGGCTTGTCCGGAACCGGGGTTGTCCACCCATTCCATGAAAAAGTCGATCAATTCTCCCAGCACCTTGTAGCCCATGGCCTCCACCTGAATGACGTCCTGCGTCTGGTAAACGTCGCGTATGGCATCTTTGTAAAGACGGTCCAGAGGTCCGGCCAGTTCGGAAACGTCAATGAGGGACTTTTCCATGCTCCCGTCCAGAAGGCGGTCTTCATAGGCCTTGAAGCCCTCTACTACGGCGCGGATACTTCTGCCGATCGCCAGCGCCCGCATGTAATGTACGCAGGAATCCTCCTCCCTCCGTACTGCCAGATCTTCGGCATACTCCCTTTGAGAGGGAGTCAGGAAGGGATGGAACAATTCCATGACGTGGTCGAACCTCAGGATTCTTGAGAAAAAGCCGTCTTCAATATCCGCAATGCGGTAGCAGATATCGTCCGCGGCTTCCATCAGGAAAGCCAGGGGATGGCGGCACCAGCAAAGGTCGTTTCCTTCCGCCTCCGTCCGGGGTATCAGGCCCAGGCTGCCCGCCACAAATGCGGCGGCTTCCATTTCCTGGCTGCCTATGCCGAACTTTTTGCATTCCAGACTGTTGTCGGGAGTAAGCATCTTCTGTTTGGCTTTAAGGGAATAGGACTGTGTACAGGGATACTTCATGAAAGCGCCCAGCACGGCAGCCGTCAGCTTCAGGCCCTTGCCCTCCATGGGGTCTCCGGTGCGGGTCAGGATGCGGAAGCCCTGTGCGTTCCCTTCAAACGGGCGCGATAATCCATGCCGGAACAGGGCCGTCTCAATGGCATCCTCCCCCGAATGGCCGAACGGAGGATTCCCGATATCGTGCGCCAGACAGGCGGTGGAAACGATGGTAGCCAGGTCGGAAGGAATGATATGGGCCGGCAGCGAGTCTTTTCCGGAGAGCCATTCTCCCACCAGCATGCCCAGGGAAGAGCCGACGTGGGCCACCTCCAGGCTGTGGGTAAGGCGGGTGCGCACATAATCGTTGCGCCCCAGAGGAAACACCTGCGTCTTATCCTGAAGGCGGCGGAAAGCGCTGGAAAACAGGATGCGCCCGTAATCCCGGTCATAATTGCTGCGGTGCTTTTGCGGAGCCGCCGTACTCTGGTGGCTTGATCCCCAGCGGGCGTCTGACAGAAGCTGTTCCCAATTCATCTTTTGCGGCACGTTGCCGATGATAAGGGCGTCCGGTGCGGACACAAGCAAAAACGGGAGGGCAAAGGCGTCAATAAGTCAGCATCAGGCCTACACCCCAGTGCAGGTTATTGTCGTAATTGGTGGAAATGCTCACATGAGGCGTCAGGATGTAATGCAGTCCAACGGAATAATCCCGGTCCGTATTCAGGGAAAAGCTCAGGCGCAGGCGCGATGTCAGCGGAATATC
Protein-coding sequences here:
- a CDS encoding sigma-70 family RNA polymerase sigma factor, whose product is MSAQAMEQEMNEDADHLLSWDEWLRRHVSQLLLFARQQSRSPEDAEDILQDALVRLARKEAAGEFVGGQEAWLSYVFASIRRLAVDYGRKADRRQRREDEACSADPAQDACTDPWFSSSAADEELKQFMEMQLKKLPSKFSEVIVLKIWGEQTFLQIAETLEISQNTVASRYRYGIDMLRKALRNRKEEI
- a CDS encoding PDZ domain-containing protein yields the protein MKTCTFLTLGLLISTGSGFSIDRPAGNTAALQPPSLTPYPSRPAPLPASRPVRLGIVPGTVPQALVAQLELSGFPGVLVTKVIPDSLAAKAGLQENDVVVKLGDMSLSGPRSVTEALADKAPGDKITAVLYRKGKRETADLTLDAGTLSAEEILAAQGDPRSHPRTSPGGFSPRPTLPQGLLGTQPDAFDRMQQIMDEFLKNSVMDDPGMDDVFSRMNLTPGSAQVLRSLQNLQKMPMPSMGNLPGGVSGSSSVRMTDNNGTIIISSNSQTGTSVHVTDPSGKVLYSGPYNTQQEKDAVPEAVRERLKNIETNFCF
- the dgt gene encoding dGTP triphosphohydrolase yields the protein MSAPDALIIGNVPQKMNWEQLLSDARWGSSHQSTAAPQKHRSNYDRDYGRILFSSAFRRLQDKTQVFPLGRNDYVRTRLTHSLEVAHVGSSLGMLVGEWLSGKDSLPAHIIPSDLATIVSTACLAHDIGNPPFGHSGEDAIETALFRHGLSRPFEGNAQGFRILTRTGDPMEGKGLKLTAAVLGAFMKYPCTQSYSLKAKQKMLTPDNSLECKKFGIGSQEMEAAAFVAGSLGLIPRTEAEGNDLCWCRHPLAFLMEAADDICYRIADIEDGFFSRILRFDHVMELFHPFLTPSQREYAEDLAVRREEDSCVHYMRALAIGRSIRAVVEGFKAYEDRLLDGSMEKSLIDVSELAGPLDRLYKDAIRDVYQTQDVIQVEAMGYKVLGELIDFFMEWVDNPGSGQARKVAILLQGTLLPADEESREKRLIHMLDYISGMTDSFALETYRKLTGIH